TAGTTCCTagtttgcagtggtcagtatctataaaaagtggtccaaggaaggaacagtggtgaaccagcaacagggtcatgAACGCCcaaggatcattgatgcacgtggggagcgaaggctggatcGTGTGATCCAATCCAAAAGtaactgtagctcaaattgctgaagaagttaatgctgttattgctcgacgggtcaggactgtttagGTAGCAAAAgaaggaccaacacaatattaggcaggtggtaattagatattaaatattacagtatCCGGCAATCATTGGTTCTgaagaagataaaaaataatttgcactACTGAGAAATAACTTTTCATTTGGGATTTGCACCATCTGCCTCAAGAAATAATATGAGAAATTTCAGACCAGGAAGCACAGAAAAGTGAGGTTTAAATTTGTATGCAGTACAGGTTGAATAGTGCTTAGtatgaaaaaacaaaaggcagaaaaactatttaaattcCAATGTAGTATTTTAGCATAGTCCAgaataattcataaaaaaaaaaatacaccaaaaaataaagaacGTTAAAAAATGTCTCTGTTAAATAACTGATTTGCATTGAGTGGAATGCAGCTAGCTTGAcacatatatatcatatatattatgtatataacatacaaattacataatatataactATTTTACTGCATAGGCAATTTCAAACTCTGCATGTATCTCACACACCTTCATACAGGGATTATACACTTTTGAAAGGCTGGTTATGTGTCAGTCTATACttctgtatgagtgtgtatatgtgagcaTGAAAAATACACCGGAttagtgtgtgtgcgcacacctATGTTTTCCACCATATATGCCACACATTAAGCCAGCACAAAACTACTATTCAGCTTCACAATCAATGAAAAAATAGCAAATACAAAGAGCTTGTTACATAAATGAACTACTTCCATAAACTGGCctctaaaataaatgttcatctTTGCaagcttttattatttcttcataATAATAACAGGTCCTCTGGGAAGTTAGTAAATGTGTGAGTTCCTTTTCAACGGctggcattttaatataaatacaaataatccGAAATTACCTCAAGGTTTGAGATTTTAGTAAAGGTTATGACATCGTAAGagcacatagacacacacacacacacacacacacacacacacacacacacacacacacacacacacacacatgctcacgcTCGCACACACACTTGTCGTAGAGATTATACACTTAAAATGCCTCAAAAGGCTAAATAAGATGGGACCCCCTATATCACAACAGTCCAATTACATGCCATATAGATGCATTTTGCCTATGTACAGTACACATTATTCCTGATCTCCTTCTCTTTTCAAACACCACATATAGTCCCAGCGGTGACCTGCTTGTGTTTTGAGATGCTAAAGCTATGGCTTATTTCAGTAGATTTAAGTCATCTGCAAAGTCACCAGAGCCTGGTGGGTGCAGGCAGCGGGCAAAGCGCCACTGACACACCATAAGGCAGAGGGGGAGCATGAAGAGTGCGCAGATTGCCGCCATGACATAGGCAATGGTCATAAGCGTGGACTCGTCTGTCTGGGGCACGTTGTAGCCACAGTCCTCCAGCTCAACTCCGTGGAAGGGACCCTCCACCGATGCTGTGCGGAACTCATCATGAACTAAGTCAGATACAAGATTAGTTTTTGTCATTAAAGCAATTGATACATTCATTTCTTTAGTCATTAAGCTTAATATTACTTTTTAGATTATTACATAAATAGCTTAAAGAGATGGAACAAGCATGAGAGCATTAATATTGTGATCAGTGGTGGCCCGTGCGTTTTACACATAAGCcatcagtggtgtcctacctgaatcaatccacctcctAATACCATAATTATGACGCTAcaactatagaaaccatcaatattatacagaaacacagtataacagagcactgcatcacagaaaAGTATCTCATGCAGCAAGAATCAATGTCtttattaaagcaagaaacccaatgaacacaaatcaacaATTCACTGCTGCAACAGCCGTGCCGTTTTTGTGCacattctacaggaaagaaagcacaaaagtataaatggtttatgGAAAAGCTGTTTTGAGCTCTTTTGGCGGACCTTTCCTCGTGATGTCTTCTTGAAAATGGCCTTGTTAGTGTATATTCAACCAAATctatttcttttattctgtcagccattgtgtaataaaaaaaacggcTATTAAACACACGCAAATATATTTTAGCTTGTGGGGTTTGCTAAAGATGTAGTTtgcaagctctgactagtgcaatctccgaccatccaatcaaaggatgtgaaaatgcagaCGTTATAAAACCTGGTAAAGGTGAGCGGGGTGGACCAccccgcagcgtcacagaggtcttggagggacactccagaggaccaagccttagaggctgccacactccgggtcgagtgagctctgactccgaatggagcggggagaccagaggacccgCAAGAAGACGCGATAGCGTCAATAACCCAACTGCTGAGCCTCTGCTTATGAGCAGGTAGGTCTCTCCTTGGAGGGCCGTAGCAGATGAAAAATTGTTCCGACTTTCTCCAGGGACACGTACGGTGAACAATCCAGTGCTCGGACCGGGCACAGCCGGTTCAACCTGCCTGGAGCCTGACAGGTCGTGGGACAACCAAGGAAACCTCGGGGACGTAACCCGCTCTAGGGTGCAAGAAGGCACTGGTcatgcctggagtaaactccaggaaagagggggccacagagaTTGCCTGTAAATCACCTACTCTCCCCAGAGAGCAGATGGCCAGCAAGAAAGCGGTTTTGATGGACAAGTACCTCCACGAAGTCTCGGCCAAAGGCTCGAAGCGGGGCTCGGATAGAGCCTCCAACACTATGGCCAGGTCCCAATGAATGGCTAGCatttctaggcaattgatgtgccacctCAGATGGACACCTTTCCATAGACCTTGTGCAGAGTGGCGACTCATGACCACTCCCCATCCTGTGAGGGACGCATCTGTCATAAGCATAATGCGACGACCGGGAACCCCCAACACCAGGCCTTGGAGTAGGAACCTGGGATATCTCCATGCATCTAAAGCACGTGGGcatctgagccaccactgaagagGTCTCAAgtacaggaggccaagtggTAGGTGGTACTCtgtgatggagaaagcacactcttcccagGTATTTAGCTAAAACCCCAGCTCCTTTATGTgagcgagaacgacatcttgaTACCGGACcgctaactgctctgattgagctaatatcaaccaatcaccGATATAATTGAGGATacggatgccctgaagtctcaggggAGCCAGAGCCGCATcaacacactttgtgaaggtgcggggttaCAGGGAATGGCCAAATGGAAAAACCAGATATTGGACTCCAGCACCCTGAACCGGGGCCTCATCAtagagcggttcagctgacatAGATCTTGGATAAGACGCAACACaccgtcctttttgggaactatgaagtaccggctgtagaacccggactttCTGTCTGACGAagggaccacctcaatggcctccttcctcaggagagtatcTACTTCtcgttccaggaccagagcctgcttgctTCTCaataaaagtgagagagagccCATTGAACCGGGGCGGGCGAGACCCAAACTGAATTGCGTAGCCTTGCTCTACAGTATGCAGGACCCAGAAGGACACATCTGGCAAAGCCCTCCAGGCTGCCAGGTTCTCCCTTAAGGGTATCcgtctctcgagactgacctgtGGTGTGTCCAGAGCCGGGGCAGTGCCCAAATGCGGATCTGGAAAAAAGACCTCCTGGTCCGCAACGATGCCGGGCAGATCCGAAGGAGAGAGCTCGGtggagctggccgtgccctAAAGCACATtttgtggcagggttaacgaaCCAGGTCCCTGAAGGGTCCCTgcagcatgctccactcccaaacaAGCATTAAATttcacacagagcgcttcatgaacaaaacagaagctgaagcagtCTTCTCTCCAGGTGCGCTTTATACTCCCTGGTCGTGActtcaccccgccggtgacagcctgtcttcaattttgactgatcAGATTCATTAATCGGAAAATGGACAACGTagtcgcgttcccaaagcgttccgacgCAGCTCAAATTCCTGAAagagaatccatgtttccctcaatgaagccaccaccaccatgcttgactgtaggcaagacatatttttcttggttctcctcaccagggcttCACCAGACATGCTGCagaccatctgagccaaacatgttcatcttagtctcatcagaccacaggacatggttccagcaattcatgctcttggacaggttgtcaaCAGCAAACTGTTTGGAGGCTTTCTTGTtaaccagcttcagaagaggacTTCTGGGACTACGGCCATGCAAAcggacttgttgcagtgtgctgcGTATAGTCTGAGCACTGACTAGAGGACtctccgcttctgcaacctctaaagcaatgctgcagctcTCATCTAtttgttctgagtggaacctgtcttggaaaacctctgtatgaccctggccactggaCTGTagctcagtttcagggtgttactgatcatCTTATAGCCGCACTGattttaattataatgataatcCTCTTACACCTTTACATTATTTAAcgtaaaagcaaataaaaaacaattgcatagcatcaaacataaaaaaaaacataatacttCTTGTGTCTCACCGTGACATGTGCTGACGGCAAAGCCTATGCGTTTACGTTCACGGTCAAATATGACATAGAATCCTTCCATGATGACGGCACCCATGACGGTGCCCGTGCTCGACTGTGACACAGCAAACTTGTAGCAGTCCTCTTGCGCTGAGGCCACATCCTCTACGGGTCGGAGATATTGCTGCAGAGTAGGAACCAGTGTTatctctgagcagctccttcagtgacagactgttacatcctaagtgtctgaaggagccatacagaaggtcttttctccctgctgccattagactttacaatcagagctgctcccagtgaaccagtcaccaaaatatacactgttattgtgtttttactgtgcaataataaatgtacaataaatgtacaataacgTGCAATATTAGCCatatatgtgcaatattacctatgtgcaatatgtttaaaaGCGTAACTACTTATTGGAgatctctttttcttctgtaaTGTATATACTTTTACTTTGTCtactttaattttatatatatatatatatataatatatttgcacatttcttttctttttcccactgtgggacgaataaaggtatatcttagcTCAAaactctctcacatacacatactactAATTAATACTATGTCTATATGcaaaaccagtggtggacaggaaggaagtaaatgtaattcattactatttttactcgactacattcATAATTAATTATTCTCAGTATTTTgggtacttaagtacatttgaaaaccaataatttttcacttttactcaagtaaaagtttaaaggaagcacCTTTACTGGAATAGtattttacctagtgtatctctactttaactcaagtacatgctttgtatACTTCATCCACCACCTTGTAAAACCTTTcgacacataaacacacactcatataaaCGCAAATGTAACAGATGTAACATGTGAACATATTTGAATACCGCAACAgcataaaaaacacataccTGGGGAAGAATGGAAATGCGAAAAGACTGGTTGCGGTTTTCGCTCATCAAGTAAAGGGATATAACAGGAAAGATGTGCCAGGGTGTGGTTCCGGCCTGCCAACAGACTAACTGCTCACCCAGCCAGAAGCCTGAAGGAAACTGCTCAGTCTGTgtatcagagagagagaaggggggatTAGGCATATAGGGCAAAATCACTGACTAGAAATGACTGGAAATCATAACAAATGACACCGAATTAGTTCACGGTTTTAGACTGGTTTTCTTCTATTGCCTTCAACAGCTGTAGTAGACAGCTAGAGGTTGGAGGTTGGAAATTTAACCAGGAGCAATAAGACACAATAAGAGGTTCATTTTGTGTAATCAAATAAACCTTTAAtgtgatctttaagaataaaaaaagagacaaagcctttatgttctttcttGGCAACTTGACCCTTTTGCATCagatataaaaacattacaatgaaTATAGATAACAAAAAAGATTCGCAATTTCCAAAATTATTTACCCTGACATTGAACATTTATTATTGACATTTCGTGTTTGTGCCACTAGATGGCGCACACATACTTAATGTGAATTTCAGTGTCGTAGCAAAATCTCCACTCAGTGCAAGTGATGAACCTGCAACAAAGTATGGATAGTAAAGAAGTGAACTGCAAAATCCTCCTTGAAACAAAGCTGAAACAAGGCTTATTTAAACAGGACAGGAAATTAGCCTCCAAAAAAATTATCTGTCTTAATATaagcacaagaaaaaaaaagcttgcaaTTCCAGATTTGAGTTCAAGTGAATTGTACAAGAAGTTAAGATAtttgataaataatataaaataaatatttttggataataaataaataataattctacATTGGGATTTCACTTATCACCAAACGTATGTGAAATGGTTGGCCTACTAATTAATGATGGCCCTCAGGCAGATCCTTGTCTTACAACTACagtattacaaaaaatatattctttttactATATGTTTAAAGAGGGTGATGCACTGGAGTGTCCCTAAACATCACAGATTTGCAGAGCGTCTCATACtgtcattatattttttttaaggctcTTGTAATTGAACACTTGCTTTTAAAAAGGCAAATCCTAAAAAAACGTGTACTGCATGCTGGAACTTATCCAAATAGGCGGACCGTAACTCTGAAAGCAACGCCATAAATCACAGTGAGGTTTTTTATGTTACAGTGTTCTAGCTGTCTTCTTGTAGACCAGAATTAAACCATTGAACAAAAGTACtcttttaatatattacatGTATTAAATAGCATGGATATTCAAACATATAAAAGATACTGTATTTATTAGGCTTTTTGGGGCaagatgcatttatttttttacataattaaaaaaattatgaaatgtaCAGACTGATTTTGCATGCAACATACATGTATATCACACTGGCTTCAATTATAAGACACAAGAAGCGTTCAGACATAAAACACTTGTTAGTTGGGATTAATGGAAAGAACTGTTAAGGTAAAAGATCTAAAGTTATGCGCTTCATCACTTCGCTCTGCAGTTGACCCTTTTCCATTAAATTAATATGCCACATTCCAGATATATAGAAGATAGGACAGACTTGTACAGCACACACTAGGACACAATAGAGTTGACAGAtagaaaacatttctgtttggaGTTGGTCCATACTGCAGGAAAAATGACTTAATTTGAAGGGGGGTCTAACAGCGATGCAGAGACGACTCAAACTAGATGGTCAGGAAATCTGATTTGAGTAGATTtgagaaaatattttagaatGAAGCCAATTCTTGTCCTTTCTGTCTGTGCACCTGTCCAGTATTTTCAATACCACAATCTCTCAAGAAATggtgtttaaacatttataggAATTATGAGGAACTATCATTGTATCCAGCAGAAGAATTGATCTGACTTTGGAATAGATCTAAACAGGGTCAATATCAGGAACgaatcaaatatttttattcggTTGCTTCCttttttgtgaaatgttttatagAAGCCattataggttttatttttaaattagtaAGATGAAATCTGATATTGCTGGCagtgacatcacttcctgtggACTTATTTTTTGACAATGAACACTTTCAGATTGTATAGTACGAAATGAATCTCCACCTGCAACTGAAGGTATTCAtcctgtgttgttttgttgtctTTTCAAACTAAATGCAGGGTGACAGAGGAAATTCTGCTTTTACCAGAGCTGTGTGAAACAGCATTTCCGAGCTGCAGGTTGTGCATCAACCCATTATCCAATCCCAGGCAGATAGTTTACTGTCAGATCATTCACATATGGCAGCTCACAGATATGTTGAAAGAGGAAAAACTGCACCCTGCTGTTTCATAATTGACACTTTCCATATTTCTTTACATCTGTAGAATTGATCCATCATTACACTGATGTATTAAAGCGGGAAATGCAATAAGTAGCCTGTATATGGCTGTTAATTGAATTATGGTTTGATGCATTTtttgctacacaaataaaactgcataAAAACAGCACTTTTAACTATGGAAACTAGTCGACTGGTTGATGCTATTTTTTAATCTCTGGTAAAAATGGTAAGGTGTATAACCTTTCGTGTGCTGATTTTTCCAAATTGCAATAAAGCACAATTtaacggtaaaaaaaaaagattgatctactttacatttttagtttCAGAACGAATAAAGCCCAGAAAAGCAGCATGTAAGAATTAGAGAATGTCACCAGCTCTACCTGGGGACTGAGCAGAAGAACTGAAAGTGCTAAGCTTGCAGGAAATGATTGCACATCTCATTTTTCTCTGTCACAGAcaacagaggggaaaaaaagcaggcAAAAGCTGAAGAgcaaaaggagagaaaaaagataGTTACTGAAGAAGCTGCTTCGATGGCCTTCACAGCCGCCTGGAACACTTTGCGAGGCAGGCGCAGGTTTGTGGTGCCGCTGTCGACGATGCTCTTATCGTAGTTATACTGTCAggtgcagaaagagagagacagaaggggGAATTTGAAATTTTATTGCCTTCCATTGTGTGTTTgatgaaatattaataaattaacataaatgcattaaaagctTTGCCACATTCATACCTCTTTGCAGTCCATGTTGAGATCTTGTCCATTGACTTCGATGCGAACAATGATGACCTCGTAATACCATTCACGTCGAATCGGAGTGTACCAAACCTCTCCCACGTAGAGCGATGTGTCAAT
The genomic region above belongs to Silurus meridionalis isolate SWU-2019-XX chromosome 20, ASM1480568v1, whole genome shotgun sequence and contains:
- the bace1 gene encoding beta-secretase 1 isoform X1, coding for MTSSWQTCLFLSCCIAAAFGAAEPGAPRASSVLLRVPVRKGPDRAPASRANPRARTPRAVSGVNFVDMVDNLRGKSGQGYYVEMAVGSPPQKLNILVDTGSSNFAVGAAAHPFLHRYYHRTLSVSYKDLGRGVYVPYTQGRWEGELGTDVVSVPHGPNVTLRANIAAITQSDRFFINGSNWEGILGLAYAEIARPDENLEPFFDSLVRQTNVLNLFSLQLCGAGFTQNYSLGSATVGGSMIIGGIDTSLYVGEVWYTPIRREWYYEVIIVRIEVNGQDLNMDCKEYNYDKSIVDSGTTNLRLPRKVFQAAVKAIEAASSTEQFPSGFWLGEQLVCWQAGTTPWHIFPVISLYLMSENRNQSFRISILPQQYLRPVEDVASAQEDCYKFAVSQSSTGTVMGAVIMEGFYVIFDRERKRIGFAVSTCHVHDEFRTASVEGPFHGVELEDCGYNVPQTDESTLMTIAYVMAAICALFMLPLCLMVCQWRFARCLHPPGSGDFADDLNLLK
- the bace1 gene encoding beta-secretase 1 isoform X2, producing the protein MAFRDIVTNFNLSIRDHGHEFSSFFVLLSTTASVRLRLHSNGGRGSWVMLTEMPKLNILVDTGSSNFAVGAAAHPFLHRYYHRTLSVSYKDLGRGVYVPYTQGRWEGELGTDVVSVPHGPNVTLRANIAAITQSDRFFINGSNWEGILGLAYAEIARPDENLEPFFDSLVRQTNVLNLFSLQLCGAGFTQNYSLGSATVGGSMIIGGIDTSLYVGEVWYTPIRREWYYEVIIVRIEVNGQDLNMDCKEYNYDKSIVDSGTTNLRLPRKVFQAAVKAIEAASSTEQFPSGFWLGEQLVCWQAGTTPWHIFPVISLYLMSENRNQSFRISILPQQYLRPVEDVASAQEDCYKFAVSQSSTGTVMGAVIMEGFYVIFDRERKRIGFAVSTCHVHDEFRTASVEGPFHGVELEDCGYNVPQTDESTLMTIAYVMAAICALFMLPLCLMVCQWRFARCLHPPGSGDFADDLNLLK